A region from the Gossypium hirsutum isolate 1008001.06 chromosome A08, Gossypium_hirsutum_v2.1, whole genome shotgun sequence genome encodes:
- the LOC121203200 gene encoding uncharacterized protein, which translates to MFCAEVGLNIIGQAANVGELDSDVAQSKSFLEVDPILIPGPPGSFLPSPRDMGSDDFQGNASTANQIRSFRDQLDLVDGDSSDSPLSVLSTMSNSMEARFDLKYEEPLAFLGAPAAMEKDRSGYSTAKSDPLVENGVAVEHTSPGQEKTFEGEKFRVPLISIEKKPFFSKNDDQPCCCQTKERSFQGFALNYHESQLLRRRTMASVMVPAIRMQNGANPGFGPNNLAARPETFSLTSNAELGSEQMVPPVMKPPLGPIPFKGCPDGGVKLSGHDVCDSASPSSSNPVLRLMGKNLMVVNKEEEASMPLCQGQPCARSDNRDQDEMPFHHAMSPCSMIFNQNPNDLVERTFDAYSTNGYRNRATLATPPQTTPQLPVGLFLDEHRHHSFSTSMEPYKLLPTARYNMEKVSTLDCKDRSEESVVCSKEVIVIDDDPKNESNKTTDIAKRSEVSRDTHGISKPLVRNHSITNHRYPVVIQNNNFHGITSSSFMGTSHFRYYAPNLS; encoded by the coding sequence ATGTTTTGTGCTGAAGTTGGTCTCAATATAATTGGACAAGCTGCTAATGTAGGAGAATTAGATTCTGATGTGGCACAAAGCAAGTCATTTCTTGAGGTTGATCCAATACTTATTCCTGGTCCGCCAGGATCGTTTTTGCCAAGTCCTAGAGATATGGGCTCTGATGATTTTCAAGGAAATGCATCAACAGCCAACCAGATTCGATCCTTTCGAGATCAGCTTGATTTGGTAGATGGGGACTCATCAGATTCACCCCTATCCGTATTGTCAACGATGTCTAATTCTATGGAAGCCAGGTTTGATTTGAAGTATGAAGAACCATTAGCATTTCTTGGTGCTCCTGCAGCTATGGAAAAGGATAGATCTGGCTACTCTACTGCCAAGTCTGACCCCTTAGTTGAGAATGGTGTTGCTGTGGAACATACAAGCCCGGGACAGGAAAAAACTTTTGAAGGAGAGAAATTTCGGGTCCCTCTAATATCTATTGAAAAGAAGCCTTTCTTTTCCAAAAATGATGATCAACCATGCTGTTGCCAAACAAAAGAGAGATCCTTCCAAGGTTTTGCCCTAAATTATCATGAGTCACAGCTACTAAGGCGACGAACAATGGCTTCGGTTATGGTGCCTGCCATCAGAATGCAAAATGGTGCCAATCCAGGTTTCGGTCCTAATAATTTGGCGGCAAGACCAGAAACATTTTCACTGACAAGTAATGCAGAACTAGGATCTGAACAAATGGTTCCCCCTGTCATGAAACCTCCTTTAGGTCCCATCCCTTTTAAAGGATGCCCTGATGGTGGTGTCAAGCTTTCTGGTCACGATGTATGTGATTCTGCGAGTCCATCCTCATCTAATCCTGTTCTCAGGCTAATGGGGAAGAACTTAATGGTGGTTAACAAGGAGGAAGAAGCATCTATGCCACTTTGTCAAGGTCAGCCATGTGCCCGGAGTGATAATCGGGATCAAGACGAGATGCCCTTCCATCATGCAATGTCTCCATGTTCTATGATCTTCAATCAGAATCCAAATGATTTGGTGGAGCGAACTTTTGACGCCTACTCGACGAATGGCTATAGAAACCGTGCCACTCTCGCAACCCCACCACAAACAACTCCGCAACTTCCTGTTGGCTTGTTCCTCGACGAACATAGGCATCACAGTTTCTCTACCTCTATGGAGCCATACAAGCTACTTCCAACTGCAAGATACAATATGGAGAAAGTTTCAACTCTAGACTGCAAAGATAGGAGTGAGGAATCTGTTGTTTGCAGTAAAGAAGTCATTGTCATCGATGATGATCCCAAAAATGAATCGAACAAGACAACTGACATTGCCAAACGGTCTGAAGTCTCGAGGGACACACATGGCATATCAAAGCCATTAGTTCGAAATCATAGTATTACAAACCACAGGTATCCAGTAGTGATACAAAATAACAACTTCCATGGAATCACTTCAAGTTCTTTCATGGGAACAAGTCATTTCAGATACTATGCTCCCAATTTGTCTTAG
- the LOC107926299 gene encoding uncharacterized protein, whose translation MLSIEHPSSDPSCSPQFTGSDDEVDLLKHPALDHHHHKNPLPNFSIRDYVFNGRSKDINRNWPFSSESLQLVLKHGMKDPLPPFQHLDIVRNQPEETHVVETNPTEKQRSTRHGILDSYDIDSVLVDKQSISVEEGSSAQVKAIVALKSQKTEKTTKPSGKKCRLIVKFGGHSDCSSTEDIASNCSVVSESMGSKVCPVCKSFSSSSNTTLNAHIDQCLSVESTSKWTVDSKLTRHKIKPRKTKLLVDIYATAKSYTLEELDRRNGRSWALASNISDFEGLEMCDEGKKKRTNSQNNGEGTVDLGAVYVDANGTKLRILSKVNDVPVLVPLPPVSKHGDDLGPSYKSLKIGKGSKKKRCHALKHHKYLKHAPQCRKNCSHKTPPSMIVGGREGYREEEDSCKSVEPCVLKQIKSNDTRNFKERVCYKQEGLSRKPNNQEKNGDLRFQSDQSHEGGRVVERNCVRKLKHSSKNPFSSPRKCARIEKPVYEAPVICRKECSLGMKRVRSALFQASMQNKVEKSLHQREQNAKQSISEDRPCLDDDHTMRSLNSNENCTSSLSEMMVDIDANSNPDSPIADTTTTISHQFSAPKCFSFSLQKKKMSASSRSSMVESGSNLVTKHSTRENRLHFMAEIDEAIARDYEADQECKLVHDDAKNQREGNEITEELPSEPHSYYHDETENMYSST comes from the exons ATGTTATCCATTGAACACCCTTCATCAGATCCTTCATGTTCTCCCCAATTCACTGGTAGTGACGATGAGGTAGATCTGCTGAAGCATCCAGCTCttgatcatcatcatcataagaACCCACTCCCCAATTTCTCCATAAG AGATTACGTGTTCAATGGCCGGAGCAAGGATATCAACAGGAATTGGCCTTTTTCTTCAGAAAGTTTACAACTTGTTTTGAAACATGGCATGAAGGATCCATTGCCACCATTTCAGCATCTTGATATTGTGAGAAACCAACCCGAAGAGACTCATGTGGTCGAAACCAATCCAACTGAGAAGCAAAGATCAACCCGTCATGGGATACTAGATTCATATGATATAGACTCGGTTCTCGTTGACAAGCAATCCATttcagtggaagaaggatcatcAGCCCAAGTTAAAGCTATTGTTGCTTTGAAGTCTCAAAAGACTGAAAAAACAACTAAACCATCAGGCAAGAAGTGCAGGTTGATAGTGAAATTTGGTGGTCATTCTGATTGTAGCTCTACCGAAGATATTGCTTCAAATTGTTCCGTGGTATCGGAATCAATGGGTTCGAAAGTTTGCCCTGTTTGTaaatcattttcttcttcttctaataCCACCTTGAATGCTCATATAGACCAATGCCTTTCTGTCGAGTCAACTTCCAAATGGACAGTGGATTCTAAACTTACAAGGCATAAAATTAAACCAAGGAAAACAAAACTGTTGGTAGATATATATGCTACTGCTAAATCCTACACATTAGAAGAGCTTGATAGGAGGAATGGTAGAAGCTGGGCCCTTGCTTCAAATATCTCTGACTTTGAAGGACTTGAAATGTGTGatgaagggaaaaagaaaagaacaaattcCCAAAATAACGGTGAGGGTACTGTCGATTTAGGTGCTGTTTATGTTGATGCTAATGGTACCAAGCTTCGGATTTTATCGAAAGTTAACGATGTGCCAGTGCTGGTTCCATTGCCACCAGTGTCAAAACATGGTGATGATCTTGGACCATCTTACAAATCTTTGAAAATAGGTAAAGGAAGCAAAAAGAAAAGGTGCCATGCCCTAAAACATCACAAGTATCTCAAACATGCTCCTCAATGCAGAAAAAATTGCTCTCATAAGACCCCTCCTTCAATG ATAGTTGGAGGTCGAGAAGGATATCGTGAAGAAGAAGACAGTTGCAAGAGTGTGGAACCGTGTGTGTTGAAGCAAATCAAATCCAATGATACTAGAAACTTTAAGGAAAGGGTGTGCTATAAACAAGAAGGTCTTTCAAGGAAGCCTAATAATCAAGAGAAAAATGGGGACTTGCGGTTTCAGAGTGATCAATCTCATGAAGGTGGTCGTGTTGTGGAGAGAAATTGTGTTCGCAAGTTAAAACATTCTTCTAAAAACCCGTTTTCTTCTCCTAGGAAATGTGCGAGGATAGAAAAGCCTGTTTATGAAGCACCGGTTATCTGTAGAAAGGAGTGTTCTTTGGGAATGAAGAGAGTAAGGAGTGCCTTGTTTCAAGCCAGCATGCAAAACAAGGTGGAGAAGTCACTTCACCAACGTGAGCAAAATGCAAAACAGTCGATCAGCGAAGACCGTCCCTGTCTAGATGATGACCATACAATGAGATCTTTGAACTCTAATGAAAATTGCACATCTTCGTTGAGTGAAATGATGGTTGATATTGATGCAAATAGTAATCCTGATTCGCCTATCGCTGATACTACAACAACTATTAGCCATCAGTTTTCCGCACCCAAATGCTTCAGCTTTTCcttgcaaaagaaaaagatgtcTGCTAGCAGCAGGTCATCAATGGTTGAATCTGGTTCTAACTTGGTTACGAAACATTCAACAAGGGAGAATCGACTTCATTTTATGGCAGAAATAGATGAGGCAATAGCTCGGGATTATGAGGCAGATCAAGAATGTAAATTGGTGCATGATGATGCTAAAAATCAACGTGAGGGGAACGAGATTACTGAAGAACTACCATCGGAACCTCACTCTTATTATCATGATGAGACAGAGAACATGTATTCTTCTACTTGA